gtttagtgtaggttacgaaaataacatgcatttcatgaaaggataacgtttacaaagtctctttctctaaggtttttcaaaggaagcataagacatgcaatggcggttccaaagttagaaaagatgcaaagacaagatggaactaacaagaaacatgcatagaaccatggttacctcgaaagaaaatgaaaggtcagattagggttttcgttctctaccgaaaccgcaagccaagttggaagattctgcttcggttgaagggttcctctcggtgtgggtttttaatggagaacaatgatggtttgtggtggctaatggtggctatGGGTGATGGAAAAAGTGCTTGGGACTTTAcaaatggctttggaagaaagaaagaagaagaaatgacgtttttcctaagctacacgaaagcaaaggctgaagtgcttaaataagaaatgctctcgggaacggaagcttctagcacactccagacatcttcttaaatatcccaacggtcagatcatggacaattgtcttgtgaagttgcagaccaaatttcgagaagatccaacggttaacgaaggctgggaagcgtttttaccgaggtagcttcatgtagctttctctagaagcttcattaggaGGCTTCCTCCataagcttcattaagaggcttctagcacactccagacatcttctcatagatcccaacggtcagatcatggacaagtgtcttgtgaagttgcagaccaatttcgagaagatccaacggttaacgaaggctgggcagcatttttaccgaggcagcttcatgtagctttctctagaagcttcattaagaggcttcctccaaaagcttcctcgtggcttctttgagaagctttctcaagaggcttctttgagaagctagatccttatttATCCACATCCCtcttttaactaaattaacctccttaaaaataattatggatgaaaataacgcaacaaataatcaaacatcaaacataattactaataatatatagatatatatatcagtgTGTTAcatttgatgtctggggtatagactttatggggcctttccctgtctcttttggctttgtttatattctccttgatatttattatgtttcaaaatgggtggaagccaaacccaccagaactaacgatgctaaggttgttgtaaattttgttagatctagtctgttttgcaggtttggagtccctagagccatcgttagtgatcaaggaacccatttttgtaatAGATCCATGTATACCTTGctaaaaaagtatggggtcgtgcccagaatttccacaccttaccacccccaaactaatgggcaggctgagatttcaaacagggagataaaaaggatcttggagaagattgtgcagccaaacagaaaggattggagcaccaggttggatgatgctctttgggcgcataggactgcctacaaagcacccataggaatgcctccttatcgggttgtctttggcaaggcatgtcatcttcctgtagagatagagcacaaggCCTACTGAGCTGTAAAGACctacaacttctctattgaccaggttggagaggaaaggaagttgcgactaagtgagctagatgagatccgtttagaagcctatgagaattccaaattctacaaggaaaagaccaagaagttccatgatagtttgatagctaagaaggacttcgtggttggacaaaaatttttattgtataactctaggctaggactcatgagtggtaagttgaggttaAAGTGGATttgtccttttgtggtgactaatgtttttcctatggtacagttgagatcaaaagtgaatccacaaataagagcttcaaggtcaatggacaccggctgaaaccattcctcacaaatccctccttagtggatgtagtggtgggggagacctccttacttcaccctacttctcttccaccatgacttaaggagttttctttttctatctccttctttacttttattgcacttgtccaaatttattgattgttttgattgctcttgatcttatgattgtgctacattgaggacaatgtgttgtttaagtgtgggaggagattgttcttttttgtactttatttggggttttctaggttaattttgttattttggttttatgttttgtgtacaacattgcatgtttctctttgaattttgggttatgtacagTTAAtgagtaattgtttttgaaatacgagtttcttggcattttgtgaattgaaatccttgtttttctctacatgtcaagttagttttgaaaggtcgaattgaaagtgatagattaacccttggtgagattttgagccatcagcatctattttattcgatgtgttttgccccattgattgcttgcacaatagccttggcttgactcttgttgatacttcttgcttcacatgcatgttgggagatgatttaggcagtttgttcttataagcctctagccaaatgagcctaccttgaattaattcctttgatagcccctttgagcctatgttcccctttcttagttttgaagctcattacaagccttaagtgaaaaagcatgatctcaccctacccttaaggaattttggagctttggaattgttttgggaataagtgtgggggggtatgtttcattggatgatatgtttttgttggccatgcttgatgatgtattttggccatgcttgatgtatatacatatattgcctaattgttgccttatttttcaaatgctactgttcacgttcaaaaaaaaaaaacagaaaaagaatgaagttgaataaatgaggtcttggcttgaagacttggattggtttgaggacttggttgattttgttttgggtttactttttatgcttaattcttaattttggttttgggtttactacttttacttagtttccacttattccccattgctcctctattcctttggattttagctacttatcccatactttcctctaccttgtccttggtcTCATTACAACCTTAacagaccttttgatcctcatgtgtatgtgtttggtgagtttggttgtcaattttagagttttgccaagtctatgtggtgtttgtttttcatgggtgcttttagagtaaacagtagcctagacacttgtgagatagagtgcatatcttgtgaggctttatcacttttcattcaatttttgagctgattgactatctaACCATGTTAGaggtgcttggatgattttcatgattgccttgattctttaactttttacgtgttggatgttacccatttctttcattccttgagattcattgagaaatatgtaaatgtttttgtgtttgtttgtctctctttaatgatttttcccaggagtgcaaaaggctaagtgtggggggatttgatgtgtcattattttctcctatttcttaaccctttttgtcaccattttaattacttattagccttaattgtcaaattaactatgcagttttatcatttgagcctacttgactaattttgtgtttttaatttaatttcaggagaattataagtgaTTAGGCTtggatccggaattgggctaaaccggcttggacttgaagagagcagaattataagcaattttatttcatttgggccagttttactttatttcatttttgggcTTAGACTTAAAGCAGAATTGTAaactttggggctgaggacatatataacagcaccagggttttagtagAAGACTGCTTTAGGAGAGGGGAATTTTTAtggttttgcaattccaatttTTACTGTTCACTCACACTGTTCATGTAgaataaaatttcgttttccgcttccaattgcaatttcgttttctgcttctgcCTTTGAAttcgtttttgtttttgttgattaatggaaggctaagtctccagcgttgttttctcttgaggatcaagcacaactctctttgaggttttgttattactattgaattctgatcagtttttcctcttcaccaattgctctgtatttgttgctattaatccatgcatgcttcatgcttgattaattgtctttgcgcttaatttacattcatgcttaatggacatgtgagagggattaattggtgtatgtgttgcttaatcacataatgacagccttaggttaattttcgcttagtagaTTAATTctgggttggattaagtggttgaactgattagggataaattctcgtaacctaggataagagacttgcttttgaatcaaggggaaacaacacgttttacttctgttatttctttaattccaattacttgctgtttaaattacaaaaacaaataccCCCCCAACTCGTTACTGTTTCACAATTATatgttatgaatgtttggttgatcattgctcattgggagacgacctaggatcatcattcccttcttcttggaaaacatttgccctcaaatgttaAGAATCATCACTTGtaactgttggatcaagtggcctcagaataattaagaaagggggggttgaattaattatgaacgtgtcttgactaattaaaaatgtatccTACTTAATGTTAcaagattcaattaggcttttactactaagttaagaaagtaaagaaaaaaaatagaaacttaaccaaaagtaaaagcgataattaaaagtacacaacggaaattaaagagtgtagagaagaagaagacaaacacaaaatttatactggttcggccacaaaccatgcctacatccagtccccaagcaacctgtggttcttgagatttctttcaaccttgtaaaatcctttacaagccaaagatccacaagggatgtaccctcccttgttctctttgaataaccaagtggatgtaccctccacttgaactgatccacaagagatgtagcctctcttgttctcagtataacaacccccaagtagatgtaccctctacttgtaccacaaaggatgtaccctccaatgtgttgggacaaagaattctcaggtgattagtcctttgaatctttgtaaggggaaacaaaagatatctcaggcggttagtcctttgaaatcttttgcttaagggaaagggaagaatcaaaagaattcttaagcggttagtcctttgaatcttttggaagagagaagagagacacaaaagaattcaggcggttagtccttctattcttttggcaaagggagaagagaataaaaaagatgaatagcacaagtttttgaacaaagaacttttcttggaagagaaagtgttgaaagatattttaaagattGATTGAAGGATGTTGAAAGAAGATGACTGAAagattcatgccatggtcacatatttataatttcttgatgactcaagttaaagtttgtgactcttggcaatttctttaaaactagtcaccttaaaattgtgactcttttgaaaactagtcacttaaaaagttgtgacttttgaaaaaatcttcagaaacaagtcacttaaagaattgtgacttttggaaatttatttttcaaaatcaatcactggtaatcgattactattaaggtgaaatcgattacacatcaacagatgtgattctttagtttaaattttgaaaatgaaagcatTTAGaagctttggtaatcgattacaaatattgtgtaatcgattacacaagttcaaaatgatttaaaactttttaaacacaagttgtgactcttcaaatttgaaatcttacgttttaaaacactggtaatcaattactaccttttgataatcgattaccagagagtaaaactctttggtaatgattttgtgaaaacttcttatgctactcaatgttttggaaaacttttttagtacttatcttgattgagtcttctcttgattcttaaatcttgagtcttgagtcttgaatcttgatcttgattattcttgaatcttgattcttgaaactttagAATTTGCTTAACtattgattctttggcatcatcaaaataaccttggaaggccTTGCTTCCACAGTAACAATTGGAGTCAAGTCAGCAACATTAAATGAAGAACTTACTCCATACTCACCTGGAATATCAatcttgtaagcattgtcattgatcgTCTCTAGTACTTGGAAAGGTCCATATCCTTTAGGTTAAAGTTTGGACTTCCTTTGTTTAGGGAACCTCTCCTTCCTCATGTGTACCCAAACCTAATCAcctggttcaagtaccacttccttcccgttcttgttggcttgcttggcatagctttcattcttctttgcaatttgagcCTTCACCTGCTCatgcaatcttttcacatactcaactttagcCTATGCATCCTTATGCCTAAAATTAGAAATGTTAGGCAATGGTAACAAATTAAGAGGAGTTAAGGGATTAAAACCATACACTAGTTCGAATGGAAAGTGTTGTGAAGTGCTATGTGCAGCCCTATTGTATGCAAATTCAACATGAGGTAGACATTCTTCCCAactctttatattctttttaatcacAGCTCTAAGAAGAGAAGATAAATTTCAGTTTACTACCTCAATTTGGCCATCGGTTTGAGGATGGCATGTGGTGGAAAATAGCAGCTTCGTTCCAACCATACCCTACAATGTTCTCCAAAGGTAACTAAGGAACTTGGTGTCTCGGTCTAAAATGATGCTTCTTGGTAGTTCGTGGAGACGCATCActtctttgaaaaataaatcaacaaCATGGCTCGCATCATCATTCCTCTAGTAGGGTATGAAATGTGCCATTTTTTAGAACCTGTCAACCACAACAAAAATAGATTCCTTACCATTCCTTGTCTGAGGCAAACCtaaaacaaaatccatagataaaTCAGTCCAAGGAGATCCAGGAACAAGCAAAGCAGAATAAAGACTGTGAGGCATGACCCTAGATTTTGAGTGCTTAAAACAATGCACTGTTCACAAAATTTATGCACATCATGTTTCATATGCGGCCAATATAAATGCTCCTGCAACATGTCTAAAGTCTTTTGAACCCCAGAATGCCCCATTAATCCCCCCGCATGGGCTTCTTTAACAAGCAACTCCTCATGGACCCTTTAGGCACacataatcatttttctttgaacaaataGTCATTATGCTAAAAGAACCCATTTTGAGCAGTATGTACACATGCAGAATATTGAGAAGCAAAATCTGGATCATGGTCATACAATTCTTTAATGTGCTTAAACCCAATGAATTTAGTTTCAAGAGTAGAGAATAAGGCATACCTTCTTGAAAGTGCATCAGCAACGACATTGGACTTACCTTTCTTGTACTTGATGACATATTGGAATTGTTCAAGAAACTCCACCCACCTAGCATGTCTCTTGATCAATTAGCCTTGACCCTTAAGATGCTTCAAGTATTCATGGTCactatgtgtcataccctaatttcgtccaggtaTGATTGTTTGTcaacatttggattcttgccaactgaattgagctgcttaacactaATTGCCATGCAATCTGCAAGGTTTTGTGACGTTTTGGAAGGAAATGGGCAAGATACTCAAAATgggggcaaaatggtcattttggGGATATTTTCCAGTCCCTGGGTCCACCTGGGCCATTAGAAAACTTAAAGgttaagtaaccagctcgcctgggcgagctgtcaTGCAACCTCCACctctcattttcctataaataggtgtgaggggctgaggggaaggggttcagcATCATTTGTAAGAAGTTTTcactgaaattagtgagaagaaggagaaagaagaagaaaagtcaAGGCCTAGGCACTTCCATAATGTTTCCGTgatcgttcttcattgttcttcattcttcaaccggttagttttctattttgaagttttgaattcattctatgcacccttaggggtccattcttgctttgcatgtcttcatcttcattcttctactaTCGGTGATCTTTTCCTTTGTTTTAAGTGAATTTTGACCGATCGTTTAAgtcgtaatctcacttaatcaatgttaaaatgaatttcaactgatcatttatgttgtaatctcatttaatcacctttaaaataaaatcctacCGATCGTTTATGCTGTAATCTCAATTAATCatcaaaaaataagtttcaactgGCCATTTACTTCGAAAGTTGTCTTTTAATGAGTTGAAAAATAATCAAGTGAaaccaaagctaaaatcaactcataaacaAGCTTTTGTCCATGAGAAAATCGCTTGAATCcattcaaaggtccaacgccttaaacgatctttttacttttaaatgattaaaatgaacctttagaagtctaaaatcaataccacacaaaattttctttctttaaagaactacgtagatttgagttcctcatcgcaattaagGATACGTAAGAGCAAGAGCCAcactcttgtcgaccccaaaaagataaaaaaaacataaaaaagggaaaataaaataagttcaaagtcatgattttgcatatTTGATTAAAGTCTGTCGTCCCTTGCGACGGACGCGTAGGGTGCTGATACCTTCCCTACacgtaaacaactctcgaacctttcgtTCTTAATATTCGTAGaccatttcttgttttttttctaactttttcctcaaataaaggTTGGTGcttgcgtcgccctcccgccaaagggtaggttgccgaagttggtgactccactggggactatttttagagagttaggccattttaaTCTGGGTGCATTCTTTATCATTACtcactttttgtttgtttccctttattttctcttatgttCTTATGTGCATATAACTCCTTtgatgtattttcatgttgtgtagttgttttatttaatatatgcatcgataaatatatattcatctGATGCACACACAACGCCTACACTTTTttcacacactgtgagttgttaagggccctacacccgggtccatgggaacataggaagtggaggtgactatgtggtcatgctaagtctctgacttgcttgatgactgtgaaacctcatctagaatttttctctttgatgatacattgtcgctggtagtccctaccgccacaAGTTTGATATCAAAagggatgatatctctagaaacctttGAAATCTAGATGCagccaccttgggaattatcactaaatagagagcttttagttcctcccattaggttcctaaaataggggcacagagCAAACATGCTACGTGTTGTTTCCTTGACATTGCCATGCATATATTTATAATGTCATGTTTGGGTGCGTCTCTCCTATGCTTGTTGTGTCATTATTCGATGGAGTTACCATGCTTGTTCagtgtgttttcttttcatGCTTGTCTGTCTAGTATGTTTTCTGTTTTATGCTATCAACCACATGCTCTCACGCGTGTATATCTGTATTACATCGTCACTCACACATTGCATTTGTCACGTCATTTTGTCATAGGAAGCCAGAAGGTCCGcatcaccttcttaaatgcatacatGGGGCACTGTGGTAATGCCCAAATGTTGtgagtaagaagagatgatctTTTGGGCTCTTGTGTTTGTAAAATACATTTTGTATCACCATAGCATaagcattccttcatgcattcatcataCTTCCTCCATGATGGGGTGTCGAAGTATTGATCAAACAAAACTTTTCATTCTAAcaaaaacatgggatcaaatcAAGCACCCTTGTCTAAgaaaaggttctatcaagtcaaaattaaaAGCCTAGAGGTTGCTAGTTTGCAAGAATTGGGGCAATTGATGGATCAGCTCCAACTTCAAGCTTTCCGCAAGACCTATGGGAAGATTTGGGATCTAGCTATGATAGAAGTCTCTATCGAAGCCATTGCATCCCTCACTCAATATTACGATCAACCACTAAGGTGCTTCATGTTTGGGGACTTTCAGCTAGTACTGACCatggaagagtttgaagagatctTGGGATGTCCACTAGGAGAAAGAAAGCCATATCTCTtttctgggttctatccctccatggCGAGAATAGCCAAGGTAGTCAAAATCTCGGCGCAAGAGTTGGACCGagtaaaacaaaacaataatggGATAGTCAAAATACCAAGGAAGCATTTGGAGGAAAAGGCGAAGGCATTGGCAGATCAAGGTGAATGGGATTCATTCATTGATGTCTTGGAACTATTGGTATTTGGgattgtcctctttccaaatgtggatgggctagTGGACCTAGTGGCGATCGATGccttccttgcatatcaccatagtaAGGAAAGTCTGGTCGTTGCTGTTTTGGTCGATGCCTATGACATCTTTGACCGAAGATGCAAAAAGAGTGGcgcaaggattgtttgttgcACACCAGTTCTGTATGTGTGGCTAGTCTCACACCTCTTTCATCATGAAAGTAGACCCGTCTGTCCCCTACAAGGTCACTGCTTGTATGCCGAGAAGGGGAAGGAAAATTGGGAGCGACTCTTGGCTAGTATGATAGGAGCATTCattaattggttcccccgatggaaggaaggaagaaccagGTTTTTGTCCTCATGTGAGGGATTCTCAAACgtccccttgatgggaacaaggggttgtatcaaTTATAACCCCGTCcttgccataagacaacttggctaccccatgagagaagCACTGTCAGAAGAAAGTATCGTACCTTTCATCGCGTGGGGTTTCAGTAACCCCAATGCAAGGATATTACAAGGAGTCCACAAAGCATGGAGCACGGTgcaaagaaaagataaagagcttaggggaagcaacaatgggatcatcggcagctatcataagtggctgaagGCTTGGACGCAAGAGTTGGATTGGCTCCTAAAGCTAAAGGTTTCAAGTGAGGAAGAGGCTGAAACCCCTGAGGAGAGTGAGGAGGTGAAAGCCTTAAAGGCGAAACTTGAAAGAGCATAAGCGGTCAAGCAAAAGTTCAAGACGACGACCATCATGGTCCAGAAAGAATGCGACGGATTGAGAGACGTCAATGTTGCCACTGTCGAGGCTTTGGAGCGGGAAACAAAGAGAGCCTGAAAGGAAGAATGGGGCCGAAACAAGTTCCAAGGGACTTTGAGGGGTAGCAATAGCGAGCTTAAGCTTCGAAGGTCCGAGAGAGACCAGTCAAGAGTCGAAGGCATGATATTGGAAGACAAGTTGAAGGCATGTCAGAGGTCAAAGAAGAATTTGTCCCAGCAATTGAGTAGGACCGGAGAAAACATGTGGGCCATCATTGACCAATACAAAGAGAAGCTAAGTCTAGCTGCAACCTATGAACAAAGGCTAGAGGACGAGTATGcaaagtgtcgcaacctacccttcggtgggagggcgatgcgaggcccatgggtgcgtcttccaaggggaGAAaacgcgcagagtcgccaccaatgtttattcgggGAAAACGTTGAAAAAACCAAAATGCGGTCTACAaaatttaagtgtgaaaggttcaagagttgtttttatgcacggggaaggtattagcaccccacgtgtccgCCACAAGGGACAATAGTCTTTAATTAAACGTGTAAtatcatgacttcaatttgttttattttcccttttttatgtttttgtatttgtatgctttttatgctttttactttttatgtgttttttttacctttttatgggccttttgtatttttttatcttttttgtggtcgacaagggtgtttccctcgctcctacgtatcatcaattgcaatgaggaaatcaaacctacgtagttatttaagaactaaacgttggttaagttgtttttatctttttttgcaagatagattttaattgaacaaagatcatttaaggcgtttggaccatttaaacaatcttttgattttgaaaggagagaaacgttaaggtgttggaaaATTAACGATCtgttggttttgaaaggagaacaacattaaggcattggaccattaacgatctcttgattgtgcaagaagagaaacgttaaggcattggactaTTAACGATCTCTCAgttgtgaaagaagagaaacgttaaggcattgaaccattaaagatctcttggttttgaaaggagagaaacgttaaggcgttggaccattaacgatctcttggtttttgaaaaggaGAGAAAGGTTAAGGCATttgaccattaacgatctcttggtttttgaaaaggggtggtcgacaaaagtggggcttttgctacTACGTATCCTTGATTTGtggtgaggaactcagacctacgtagttcttgcaaaagcggtaaagttacgtgttgattttatgcatttgaacggtccatgttaaccgataaaagcaaagaggacagtttaaggcattggaccttaaaacggttttaagtgatttttgcggacaaagcttgatttgtgagttgattttagccttagtttcactttggttattagttaattcattcaaggaaactttcaaaaaaaaatgtccaattgatttttttgattattttatttaaagatttgattattttattatatttttcaagatattttgattattttattattatttttgtcctttttgattaaccgatgttatagcATGAACAATtggttagattttattttaacagtgattaaacaagattacaacgcaaatgatcggttgaaattcattttatcaattattaggtGAGACAATGGCTTAACTAAACGGTTAAAACTTGTTAAAagcgaaagaaaagaaaaccggaagtgaacgaaatgaagatgaaggcaaacaaaacaagaaatgaattgaaagtctcggattcaaacacttactggttgaagaccaaagaacggGCGAAGAACggcggaaaaccttcacggatttgctcatAGAAATGTCTCgaaagcgttacagaagcacctcggcttagattttcttcacgaaaacaatttttttcactaattttaagtgattcttgagttCCTGGGGTGCTGGCATCCTTCCCTTAGCCTCCAATGGcctttaaatagaaaaaaatggggaggaggttgccgcccagctcgcccaagtgaGCTCTGGTTTCCCAAGCAAGCCCAGACTTCCTCAGAAAGTTTCCTGATGCACCCCCCATATTACTAAGTTCACTCCACCTTTTCGTACtttacagaaaagttacggaagccttacggaagcatgtcggacttgattttcttcacggaaacaattttttcactaattttaagtgattcttgcTTGTTCTAGGTTTCAGAAATTTTCCAGAAGCATTACGGAGGCCTCGAAACCATTTTTTGCAATGATGGGGGGAGGTGCTTACTGCCATTCTCGCCCAGGTGAACGTTTGCTTAGCCAGGAAGATTCCTGGTGTAGCCCCCCTTTTTGCTAAGTTCACCCTTTTCtgtctctttttttgtttttcactgTTTTCTTTTCGAAACGTCACAGAAATCATGGCGATGGGCGTTTAAGCTTTCCGAAGTGATCGATTGAGGTCCGTATGCCTACAACAATTATTCTCGGACAAAAAAATAGGGCTTGACAGTCCATTTACACCCTTTCCATTTGCTAAATGCACCCCGTTTTCATGTTTTTGGCCGGTTTCTTTTCGAAACTTCCTGGACAACAAAAATTATCTGCAGAAAATATCTCAAAAAGATGATTAGAAACAAATGACTATCATCATCCTAGATATCACCAGACTGGCTCGCCCGGGAGGATAAAAAGGACTTTGACAGCCTTGGAATAATGAAAACAAGTGTGCGGATAACCAAAAGGTGTCTTCGCATGCTACCCAACTTCTCTCAGGTCGGGCCAGCAGAATTGTGTATGGGCGTGGATAACCCTtgggtgtctccgcatgctacctgacttctcacaggtcagggcagaaaaattgtgtgtgggtgcggataacccttaggtgtctccgcatgctacctgACTTCTCACAGGTTGGGG
The nucleotide sequence above comes from Glycine soja cultivar W05 chromosome 11, ASM419377v2, whole genome shotgun sequence. Encoded proteins:
- the LOC114373132 gene encoding uncharacterized protein LOC114373132; this translates as MGSNQAPLSKKRFYQVKIKSLEVASLQELGQLMDQLQLQAFRKTYGKIWDLAMIEVSIEAIASLTQYYDQPLRCFMFGDFQLVLTMEEFEEILGCPLGERKPYLFSGFYPSMARIAKVVKISAQELDRVKQNNNGIVKIPRKHLEEKAKALADQGEWDSFIDVLELLVFGIVLFPNVDGLVDLVAIDAFLAYHHSKESLVVAVLVDAYDIFDRRCKKSGARIVCCTPVLYVWLVSHLFHHESRPVCPLQGHCLYAEKGKENWERLLASMIGAFINWFPRWKEGRTRFLSSCEGFSNVPLMGTRGCINYNPVLAIRQLGYPMREALSEESIVPFIAWGFSNPNARILQGVHKAWSTLKVSSEEEAETPEESEEVKALKAKLERA